One window of Salegentibacter sp. Hel_I_6 genomic DNA carries:
- a CDS encoding LytTR family DNA-binding domain-containing protein: MTKTIIIEDEKPAARRLQRMLSRLNIETAIMLHSVAEAVDWFNSNDHPDLIFLDIQLSDGISFEIFDQVETESAVIFTTAYDEYALKAFKLNSVDYLLKPIDEEELANAVVKFKENYLKKSPHIDFNAFRKILETGNKPDYKTRFTIQVGQHLKIIPANDICCFYSENKASYLTTTSGRNYPLDVSLENLEKDLDPDKFFRINRKAIVNIDCIEDIISYTNSRLEVKVKVFSEFQLIVSRERVRDFKNWIS; encoded by the coding sequence GTGACCAAAACTATAATTATCGAAGATGAGAAGCCCGCAGCAAGAAGATTGCAGCGCATGCTCTCCAGACTAAATATAGAAACTGCCATTATGTTGCATTCTGTAGCTGAAGCTGTGGATTGGTTTAATTCTAATGATCATCCAGACCTTATTTTTCTGGATATTCAACTAAGTGATGGGATTTCCTTTGAGATTTTTGACCAAGTGGAGACCGAAAGCGCCGTTATTTTTACTACGGCTTATGATGAATATGCTCTAAAAGCATTTAAGTTGAATAGTGTTGATTACCTGTTGAAGCCCATAGATGAAGAAGAATTGGCAAATGCAGTGGTAAAATTTAAAGAAAATTACCTCAAAAAGTCACCACATATAGATTTTAATGCTTTTAGAAAAATCCTGGAAACAGGAAATAAACCAGATTATAAAACCCGTTTCACGATTCAGGTGGGTCAGCATCTAAAAATCATCCCTGCTAACGACATTTGCTGTTTTTATTCTGAAAATAAGGCATCGTATCTAACTACTACTTCAGGTAGAAATTACCCGTTAGATGTTTCGCTTGAAAACTTAGAAAAGGATCTGGATCCCGATAAATTCTTCAGAATTAATCGAAAAGCTATCGTGAACATTGACTGTATAGAAGATATTATTAGCTATACCAATAGTCGCTTAGAGGTTAAAGTGAAAGTGTTTAGTGAATTTCAGCTTATTGTTAGTCGGGAGCGAGTGCGAGACTTTAAAAACTGGATTTCTTAG
- a CDS encoding DUF2141 domain-containing protein, which translates to MKTLIITFLILIFSVLARAQNSVEVSISGFESDKGKAIFGLYSSEENWLEKTFKTLKTEIKDGKAYAVFTDLPDGEFAISAFHDEDNDGELDMHLGFYPAEDYATSNNAPAKFGPPKWKDAKFTLKNGDIEVQSINIF; encoded by the coding sequence ATGAAAACACTAATTATTACTTTTTTGATCCTAATCTTCTCTGTGCTAGCTAGAGCACAAAATTCAGTAGAAGTTAGTATTTCTGGCTTTGAATCAGATAAAGGTAAAGCAATATTTGGACTTTATTCTTCTGAAGAAAACTGGTTAGAAAAAACTTTTAAAACCTTAAAAACTGAAATTAAAGACGGTAAGGCTTATGCAGTTTTTACAGATCTGCCAGATGGTGAGTTTGCCATTTCTGCCTTTCATGACGAAGATAATGACGGGGAACTTGATATGCACCTTGGCTTTTATCCTGCAGAGGATTATGCAACTTCAAACAATGCCCCGGCTAAATTTGGCCCTCCTAAATGGAAAGACGCAAAATTTACCTTAAAAAATGGAGATATCGAAGTACAGTCAATTAATATATTTTAA
- a CDS encoding histidine kinase, whose amino-acid sequence MNLLKVILKELGKAFIVGNAIFAVFLLIYIFQGQEIDFDKYLWKSYKINLSYSVFIYLANAAMFIFFTKKYQKEFYKFPKLLITIMLSVILTLLTIFLLRFYWQYVLEGANFIEFLKGEKVSFYWISVIITLVTGSIFYLVNFYRHRQEKKVKEQKIIAGAASAKFDALKNQLDPHFLFNSLNVLASLIDENPDQAQRFTTGLSKIYRYVLEQKNKELVSLEEELKFANTYMKLLKMRFENSIYFEIPVEISNEEAKVVPLSLQLLLENTIKHNIVSEKRPLKIRIYEQDEFLVVENNYQKKEVLSNRKGVGLQNIVNRYNEITQRKVLIDQTEEIFRVKIPVLTRQISIMETNEINEENAYFKAKQKVKEMKEFHGNLISYCVVIPFLIFINYSTYWAFQWFWFPLFGWGIGLAIHGFSVFGYGSDWEERKIQEIMDKDKLKTKSWK is encoded by the coding sequence ATGAATTTACTCAAAGTAATTTTAAAAGAACTAGGAAAGGCATTTATAGTTGGGAATGCAATATTCGCAGTTTTTCTATTGATATATATATTCCAGGGACAGGAAATTGATTTTGATAAATACCTGTGGAAGAGTTATAAGATAAATCTGTCCTATAGTGTTTTTATTTATCTGGCTAATGCAGCTATGTTTATTTTTTTTACGAAAAAATATCAAAAGGAATTTTATAAGTTCCCGAAACTGCTGATTACGATTATGCTTTCTGTGATTTTGACTTTACTTACGATATTTTTATTAAGGTTTTACTGGCAATACGTTCTGGAAGGAGCAAACTTTATTGAATTCTTAAAAGGTGAAAAAGTCTCCTTTTATTGGATCTCAGTAATAATTACGCTTGTAACAGGATCTATTTTCTACCTAGTTAATTTTTATAGACACAGGCAGGAAAAAAAGGTTAAAGAACAGAAAATTATCGCCGGGGCGGCTTCTGCGAAATTTGATGCTTTAAAAAATCAATTAGATCCGCATTTTTTGTTTAACAGCCTTAATGTGCTGGCTTCACTTATAGATGAAAATCCCGATCAAGCGCAACGATTTACAACCGGCTTGTCTAAGATTTATCGATATGTTCTGGAGCAAAAAAATAAAGAATTAGTGAGTCTTGAGGAGGAATTGAAATTTGCTAATACGTATATGAAATTATTGAAAATGCGTTTCGAAAACAGCATTTATTTTGAAATACCCGTGGAGATTTCAAATGAGGAAGCTAAGGTGGTACCTCTTTCCCTTCAACTTCTATTGGAAAATACCATTAAACACAATATTGTAAGTGAAAAACGCCCTCTCAAGATAAGAATTTATGAACAAGACGAATTTCTCGTAGTAGAGAACAATTATCAGAAAAAAGAAGTACTGAGTAATAGAAAAGGAGTGGGCTTACAGAATATTGTAAATAGGTACAATGAGATTACCCAGAGAAAAGTATTAATAGATCAAACCGAAGAAATTTTTAGAGTAAAAATTCCAGTATTAACCAGACAAATATCAATCATGGAAACCAACGAAATTAATGAGGAAAATGCTTATTTTAAAGCGAAGCAGAAGGTAAAAGAGATGAAAGAATTTCATGGGAATTTGATCTCTTATTGCGTGGTGATCCCATTTTTAATTTTCATAAATTATAGCACATACTGGGCGTTCCAATGGTTCTGGTTTCCGTTATTTGGATGGGGAATTGGTCTAGCAATTCACGGATTCTCCGTATTTGGCTATGGTTCAGACTGGGAAGAGCGCAAGATTCAGGAAATAATGGATAAGGATAAATTAAAAACAAAATCCTGGAAATAA
- a CDS encoding NAD(P)/FAD-dependent oxidoreductase: MNIPRTNLPRVVIIGGGFAGMALVRKLIGEDVQTVILDRHNYHTFQPLLYQVSTSGLEPDSIAYPMRKITRNSKKCLFRMAEVKSINTEKSLIETSIGDLIYDYLVIATGSKTNFFGNKSIEKNGMWMKTVPQALNIRSLILENLEQAVITDDPELRKALLNFVLVGAGPTGVELSGAIAELKNHIVPNDYPDINPNEMNIHLLEGLDRVLPPMSEKASKRAHEFLKELGVKVHLNTMVEEYDGHLVTTNTDLSLKTETFIWAAGVTGAPVKGLNAAAMVEKANRYEVNAFNQINGYENIFAIGDIALMQTEEYPKGHPMVAQPAIQQGKHLAKNIMNIVEGKKLEAFKYKDKGTMATVGRNRAVVDLEQGSFGGFFAWFIWMFVHLWFLIGFRNRLVTFFNWLYNYWNYDKAARLIIRPFKGYENQMKVDKEEI, translated from the coding sequence ATGAATATTCCAAGAACAAATTTACCGAGAGTCGTTATTATAGGCGGCGGATTTGCCGGTATGGCACTGGTTCGTAAACTAATTGGCGAAGATGTGCAAACGGTAATCTTAGATCGCCATAACTATCATACCTTTCAGCCTTTACTATATCAGGTTTCCACCTCTGGCCTGGAGCCGGACTCCATTGCCTATCCTATGCGTAAAATTACGCGTAATAGTAAGAAATGTCTTTTTAGAATGGCCGAGGTAAAATCTATAAATACTGAAAAGAGTTTAATTGAGACTTCCATCGGTGATTTGATCTATGATTATCTAGTAATTGCTACGGGATCAAAAACTAATTTTTTCGGAAATAAAAGTATTGAGAAAAACGGGATGTGGATGAAAACCGTTCCACAGGCATTAAATATTCGAAGTTTGATCCTGGAAAATTTAGAACAGGCCGTAATTACCGATGATCCCGAATTAAGAAAAGCATTGCTAAACTTTGTTTTGGTAGGAGCGGGGCCAACAGGCGTAGAGCTTAGTGGAGCTATCGCTGAATTAAAAAATCATATTGTTCCCAATGATTATCCCGATATTAATCCAAATGAGATGAATATTCATCTATTGGAAGGTTTAGATAGGGTTTTACCGCCAATGAGTGAGAAAGCTTCTAAAAGAGCTCACGAATTTCTTAAAGAGCTTGGGGTAAAAGTTCATCTAAATACCATGGTGGAAGAATACGACGGGCACCTGGTAACAACCAATACAGATTTATCCTTAAAAACTGAAACTTTTATTTGGGCTGCCGGTGTTACCGGTGCGCCAGTTAAAGGCCTGAATGCTGCTGCAATGGTGGAAAAAGCTAATAGATATGAAGTTAATGCATTCAATCAAATAAATGGGTACGAGAATATATTTGCAATTGGGGATATTGCGCTAATGCAAACAGAAGAATACCCGAAAGGACACCCTATGGTTGCTCAACCGGCAATTCAGCAAGGGAAGCATTTAGCAAAGAATATTATGAATATTGTGGAAGGTAAAAAACTGGAAGCTTTTAAGTATAAAGATAAGGGAACTATGGCCACTGTGGGAAGAAACCGAGCTGTTGTAGATTTAGAACAGGGATCTTTTGGTGGTTTTTTCGCTTGGTTTATCTGGATGTTTGTACACCTTTGGTTCCTTATTGGGTTTAGAAACCGATTGGTTACCTTCTTTAACTGGCTTTACAACTATTGGAATTATGATAAGGCCGCCCGATTAATTATCAGACCTTTTAAAGGTTATGAAAACCAAATGAAAGTAGATAAAGAAGAGATATAA
- the lpdA gene encoding dihydrolipoyl dehydrogenase, translating to MSKYDVAVIGSGPGGYVAAIRCAQLGMKTAIIEKYSTLGGTCLNVGCIPSKALLDSSHHYHDAVKHFEEHGIDIPGEVKVNLEKMMERKSSVVSQTCDGVKFLMDKNKIDVFEGVGSFKDKTHINIEKNDGETETIEAAKIIIATGSKPANLPFIELDKERIITSTEALKLKEIPKHMVVIGGGVIGLELGQVYRRLGAEVTVVEFLDRITPTMDSALSKELQKVLKKQGIKFHTSTKVKSVERNGDEIIIKADDKKDKEIELKADYCLVSVGRRPFTDGLNADAAGVKVDDKGRIEVNEHLQTNTDNIYAIGDVVKGVMLAHKAEEEGTFVAETIAGQKPHIDYNLIPGVVYTWPEVASVGKTEEQLKEDGVKYKEGKFPMRALGRSRASGDTDGFVKILADEKTDEVLGVHMIGARTADLIAEAVVAMEYRASAEDIARMSHAHPTYAEAVKEAALAATDNRALHV from the coding sequence ATGAGTAAATATGATGTTGCAGTTATAGGTTCTGGCCCTGGAGGATATGTGGCCGCTATACGCTGCGCGCAACTGGGAATGAAAACTGCTATCATAGAAAAATATTCAACTTTAGGAGGAACCTGCCTCAATGTTGGTTGTATTCCAAGTAAAGCTCTGCTGGATTCTTCACATCATTATCACGATGCAGTAAAGCATTTTGAAGAACATGGGATTGATATTCCAGGTGAGGTAAAAGTAAACCTTGAGAAAATGATGGAACGTAAATCTTCAGTAGTAAGTCAAACTTGCGATGGAGTAAAGTTCCTGATGGATAAAAATAAAATTGATGTTTTTGAAGGTGTAGGATCTTTTAAAGATAAAACCCACATCAATATTGAGAAAAACGATGGTGAAACTGAAACCATTGAAGCTGCAAAAATAATTATCGCTACAGGTTCAAAACCGGCTAACCTTCCGTTTATCGAACTTGATAAAGAACGAATAATTACTTCTACTGAAGCTTTAAAATTAAAGGAGATTCCTAAGCATATGGTAGTAATTGGCGGTGGTGTAATTGGCCTGGAATTAGGTCAGGTGTACCGTCGTTTAGGAGCTGAGGTTACTGTTGTAGAATTCCTGGACAGAATTACGCCTACCATGGATAGTGCCCTTTCTAAAGAACTTCAAAAAGTACTTAAGAAACAAGGGATTAAATTTCATACTTCTACCAAAGTGAAATCGGTTGAACGCAATGGAGATGAGATCATTATAAAAGCTGATGATAAGAAAGATAAAGAAATTGAATTAAAAGCTGATTATTGTCTTGTTTCTGTAGGACGTAGACCATTTACCGATGGTTTAAATGCTGATGCTGCGGGAGTAAAAGTTGATGATAAAGGTAGAATTGAGGTAAACGAACATCTGCAAACCAATACAGATAATATTTATGCTATTGGTGATGTGGTAAAAGGTGTGATGCTGGCTCATAAAGCCGAAGAAGAAGGAACTTTTGTTGCTGAAACTATCGCCGGACAAAAACCACATATTGATTATAACTTAATTCCGGGTGTTGTATACACCTGGCCTGAAGTTGCTTCCGTAGGAAAAACCGAAGAACAACTTAAGGAAGATGGTGTTAAATATAAAGAAGGAAAATTCCCTATGCGCGCGCTGGGACGTTCCAGAGCAAGTGGAGATACAGACGGATTTGTAAAAATTCTTGCTGATGAAAAGACCGATGAGGTTCTAGGCGTGCACATGATTGGAGCTCGTACCGCCGATCTTATTGCTGAAGCTGTTGTTGCAATGGAATACAGAGCTTCTGCTGAGGATATAGCAAGAATGAGCCACGCACACCCAACTTATGCTGAAGCCGTTAAGGAAGCAGCGCTGGCTGCTACAGATAACCGTGCGCTTCACGTTTAG
- a CDS encoding hemerythrin domain-containing protein codes for MTIFEALRQEHEIQRNLVAKLVETHGDTEERKKIFEQLKHELKIHADAEERHFYIPLIKKDLTQEKARHSVAEHHEMDELIEQLEDTEMDASNWLKIAKELEHKIIHHLDEEEQEVFQMAGKALTDNQKTSLASDYNKEIKKMR; via the coding sequence ATGACCATTTTTGAAGCTTTACGCCAGGAACATGAAATACAGCGAAACCTGGTCGCCAAACTGGTAGAAACCCACGGCGATACCGAGGAGCGCAAAAAGATCTTTGAGCAATTAAAACACGAATTAAAGATTCACGCTGATGCGGAAGAAAGGCATTTTTATATCCCTCTTATTAAGAAAGACCTTACCCAGGAAAAGGCCAGGCATAGTGTTGCAGAGCACCACGAGATGGATGAACTTATTGAACAACTTGAAGATACAGAAATGGACGCTTCAAACTGGCTAAAAATAGCCAAGGAGCTTGAACATAAGATTATTCATCATTTAGATGAAGAAGAACAGGAAGTTTTTCAAATGGCCGGAAAAGCATTAACTGATAATCAAAAGACTTCGCTTGCTTCAGACTATAATAAGGAAATTAAGAAGATGAGGTAA
- a CDS encoding carboxypeptidase-like regulatory domain-containing protein, with amino-acid sequence MKLSVCFLFLFMSFTSVAQHTISGRVTDRSGNPIGGANVYLKNSYAGGNTDEDGKFSFTSTLDGEQILVISFIAFESTELKSKISQMNKLEIRLRADVNSLDAVVLNAGSFSAGDQSRASVLKPLDVVTTAGVAGDFIAALQTLPGTQAVGEDGRLFVRGGTAEETQIFIDGLRVFQPYTATAQNLPARGRYSPFLFDGISFSTGGYSAEYGQALSSVLTLATIDEPDQNQTDISIMTVGAGLGHTKKWDSSSVSINTTYINLSPYQELIPNNPDFEFKKPFENLSGEAVFRKKTSKGLFKLYTALDRTNFEIYQPDENFTGRNLVDLTNLNLYANTSYEGNLGQGWKIAPGFSFSRANNEIFIDEVTLKNRENAAHLKLKTTKRYNNRLKFHAGLEYFYTDFMEDYMEDSQIFSASYTNNILAGFIESDFIFSKKFAVKAGLRSSYLKFNDLIEFSPRLAAAYKLTHSQQISLAYGNYHQQPVADYLKYSKSLQPEKAQHFILNYQYSKKGYLFRSEAYYKNYSDLVKFDTASPEFNSSYSNKGVGYARGLDLFFRDDKTINRLEYWLSYSFIDTERDYRNYPVSATPDFVANHAASLVTKYWIEDWQSQIGFSYNFSSGRPFENPNTPGFLNERTKNYNNLSFNWAYLISQQKILYFSISNIMGSNNIFGYQYSNTPDTNGNFISRPIQQAADRFVFLGFFWTISVDKNKNQLNNL; translated from the coding sequence ATGAAATTATCTGTATGTTTTCTTTTCCTTTTTATGAGTTTTACTTCAGTGGCTCAACACACCATATCTGGTAGGGTTACAGATAGGTCTGGAAATCCTATTGGAGGCGCTAATGTTTATTTGAAAAATTCATATGCTGGTGGAAATACAGATGAAGATGGGAAATTCAGTTTTACAAGTACTCTCGATGGTGAACAAATCCTGGTGATAAGTTTTATAGCTTTTGAATCCACAGAACTGAAATCTAAAATTTCACAAATGAACAAGTTAGAAATTCGTTTGAGGGCAGATGTAAATTCCCTGGATGCGGTAGTACTTAATGCGGGAAGTTTTTCTGCCGGAGATCAATCCAGGGCTTCTGTTCTAAAGCCTTTAGATGTGGTCACCACGGCTGGTGTGGCAGGAGATTTTATTGCGGCCTTACAAACCTTACCCGGTACACAAGCAGTGGGGGAAGATGGTCGGCTTTTTGTTCGTGGGGGCACTGCTGAAGAAACACAAATATTTATTGATGGACTCAGGGTTTTTCAGCCCTATACTGCCACCGCCCAAAACCTTCCGGCCCGGGGAAGGTATTCTCCATTTCTTTTTGATGGAATTTCATTTTCTACCGGTGGATATTCAGCAGAATATGGGCAAGCCTTGTCCAGTGTATTAACTTTAGCAACTATAGATGAACCAGATCAAAATCAAACTGATATTTCAATTATGACGGTAGGTGCGGGTTTGGGGCATACTAAAAAATGGGACAGCAGCTCGGTTAGTATAAATACAACCTATATTAACCTCTCGCCCTATCAGGAACTTATTCCCAATAATCCAGATTTTGAATTTAAGAAACCTTTTGAAAATCTAAGCGGCGAAGCAGTATTCAGAAAAAAAACCAGTAAAGGCTTATTCAAACTATACACAGCTTTAGACCGAACTAACTTTGAAATATATCAACCAGACGAGAATTTCACCGGTAGAAATTTAGTTGATTTGACCAATCTTAATTTATACGCAAATACTTCCTACGAAGGAAACTTAGGCCAGGGTTGGAAAATTGCCCCGGGTTTTAGTTTTTCCAGGGCTAACAATGAAATTTTTATTGATGAAGTTACCTTAAAAAATCGTGAGAATGCAGCCCATTTAAAATTAAAAACCACAAAGAGGTATAATAATCGTTTAAAATTTCACGCTGGTCTGGAATATTTCTATACCGATTTTATGGAGGATTACATGGAAGATTCACAAATATTTTCAGCCAGTTATACCAATAATATTCTCGCCGGATTTATTGAATCTGACTTTATTTTCTCAAAAAAGTTTGCTGTAAAGGCTGGGTTGCGCAGTTCTTATTTAAAGTTTAATGATCTAATTGAATTTTCCCCAAGGCTTGCTGCTGCTTATAAGCTTACCCATAGTCAGCAGATTTCCCTGGCATACGGGAATTATCACCAACAACCTGTTGCAGATTATCTAAAGTATAGCAAATCTTTGCAACCCGAGAAAGCGCAGCATTTTATTTTAAACTATCAATATTCTAAAAAGGGATATTTATTTCGCTCTGAAGCGTATTACAAAAATTATTCGGATTTGGTGAAATTCGATACTGCCAGTCCAGAATTTAATAGTTCTTATTCCAACAAGGGTGTAGGTTATGCCAGGGGTCTGGATTTATTTTTCCGGGATGATAAAACTATAAATCGGTTAGAATACTGGTTATCATACAGTTTTATTGATACTGAAAGAGATTATAGAAATTACCCTGTTTCAGCTACCCCAGATTTTGTGGCAAACCATGCTGCCAGCCTGGTGACCAAATACTGGATTGAGGATTGGCAAAGCCAGATAGGATTTTCCTATAATTTTTCTAGTGGCAGACCATTTGAAAATCCTAATACTCCTGGATTTCTTAATGAAAGGACTAAAAATTATAATAATTTGAGTTTTAACTGGGCATATTTAATTTCACAACAAAAGATCCTCTACTTCTCTATTTCCAATATTATGGGAAGTAATAATATTTTTGGGTATCAATATTCCAACACCCCCGATACCAATGGAAACTTTATTTCCAGGCCTATACAACAAGCAGCGGATAGGTTTGTTTTTCTTGGATTTTTCTGGACCATAAGTGTAGATAAGAATAAAAACCAGTTAAATAACCTATAG
- a CDS encoding 2TM domain-containing protein, producing the protein MKTNYKENFSYKSAQKRVKNIKGFYIHLVVYLFINIAIFVVATQNEGFISGLSNLSNYTTFFFWGIGLFAHWASVFGPNLIFGKNWEERKIQEIMDRDKKKIWK; encoded by the coding sequence ATGAAAACTAATTATAAAGAGAATTTTAGTTATAAGTCAGCTCAAAAAAGGGTGAAAAATATTAAAGGGTTTTATATTCACCTGGTGGTTTACCTATTCATAAATATCGCCATTTTTGTAGTGGCCACTCAGAATGAAGGATTCATAAGTGGCTTATCCAATTTATCAAACTATACCACTTTCTTTTTTTGGGGTATTGGATTGTTTGCTCATTGGGCTAGTGTTTTTGGACCTAATTTGATCTTTGGAAAGAATTGGGAAGAACGCAAAATCCAGGAAATAATGGATCGGGATAAAAAGAAGATCTGGAAATAG
- a CDS encoding membrane protein produces the protein MDGLDLLKKDWKKREGNIPQLSYDQIYQMLWKRSSSIVKWIFVISIIEFLFWALINLFMADKDYWNQIDRLHLKEFTIATYIINYAITFFFIYCFYKNYRKISATDNASKLMENILRTRKTVKYYIGYVLISTALTSLIFLYLFMDFHMKNTVVEDIEEYSFSPTQWLMFVGIMIGIFAIFLGLIWLFYRVVYGILLRRLNKNYKQLKKLEV, from the coding sequence ATGGATGGACTGGATTTATTGAAAAAAGACTGGAAGAAAAGGGAAGGCAATATTCCTCAACTTTCCTACGACCAAATTTACCAAATGCTCTGGAAGCGTTCATCTTCTATAGTGAAGTGGATCTTTGTTATTAGTATTATTGAATTTTTATTCTGGGCACTTATAAATCTCTTTATGGCAGATAAAGATTATTGGAATCAAATAGATCGTCTGCACCTTAAGGAATTCACAATCGCAACGTATATAATTAATTATGCCATTACTTTTTTCTTTATCTATTGTTTTTATAAAAATTATAGGAAAATTTCTGCTACTGATAATGCATCCAAATTGATGGAAAACATCTTGCGCACCAGGAAGACGGTTAAATATTATATAGGTTATGTTTTGATCTCCACCGCGCTTACTTCACTGATTTTCCTGTATTTATTTATGGATTTTCATATGAAAAATACGGTAGTCGAGGATATCGAAGAATACAGTTTCAGTCCCACACAATGGTTAATGTTTGTAGGAATAATGATTGGTATTTTCGCTATTTTTCTTGGTTTAATTTGGCTGTTCTACCGCGTTGTGTATGGTATTCTGCTTCGAAGATTGAATAAAAACTATAAGCAATTGAAGAAATTGGAAGTGTAA
- a CDS encoding RNA polymerase sigma factor, whose amino-acid sequence MNKELEHQFVTNLEKHQNIAHKICRIYTNDQDSHNDLFQEITIQLWKAYPKFRGEAKFSTWMYRVALNTAITLYRKKKRSIPTQDFDTVDFKIKAEEYDDETEQQLKVMYAAIQELNDIEKALVFLYLEDKNYRDISETLGITEVNARVKMNRLKTKLKNILNP is encoded by the coding sequence GTGAATAAGGAATTAGAACATCAGTTTGTAACCAACCTGGAAAAGCACCAGAACATTGCGCATAAAATTTGCCGAATCTATACGAACGATCAGGACTCACATAACGATTTATTTCAGGAAATAACCATACAACTTTGGAAAGCTTATCCCAAATTTAGAGGAGAGGCAAAATTTAGCACCTGGATGTACCGTGTAGCCCTGAATACAGCGATTACTTTATATCGAAAGAAAAAAAGAAGTATACCGACTCAAGATTTTGATACTGTAGATTTTAAAATTAAAGCTGAAGAATATGATGATGAAACCGAGCAACAATTAAAGGTGATGTATGCCGCAATTCAAGAATTAAACGATATTGAAAAAGCCCTTGTTTTCTTATATCTCGAAGATAAAAATTACAGGGATATTTCTGAAACCCTTGGTATTACCGAAGTAAATGCGAGAGTGAAAATGAACAGGTTAAAAACAAAATTAAAAAATATTTTAAATCCGTAG
- a CDS encoding NAD-dependent succinate-semialdehyde dehydrogenase, whose product MEFYSVNPYNGRQVGKYAAQTREETKKALDQSGEAFKDWSKQPLSYRTELLQKAGQVLRDNLEEYAKMITQEMGKPISESRAEVNKCAWVCDYYAENASDFLQQEEIKTDATHSYVRHDPIGSVFAIMPWNFPFWQVFRFAAPTLTAGNTGILKHAPNVFGCASMIEDVFKKAGYPPGVFQNLIVHHDQTEIIIAHDAVQAVTLTGSEAAGAAVAQLAGKYIKKSLMELGGNNSFIVWEDADIDQAVNTALTARMLNCGQSCIAAKRFILMEGIYDEFVSKFKAAVSELKTGDIMEDTTQVGPLARKDLADQLQSQVKKSLENGAELLLGGEQNECFHQPTILGNVKPGMAAFDEETFGPLAAMIKAKNIEEAFRLSEQSKFGLGTTVFTKDIEKAMQMADKVSDGAYFVNELVKSDPRLPFGGTKRSGYGRELAKDGMMEFVNKKTVYVKA is encoded by the coding sequence ATGGAATTTTATAGCGTAAACCCTTACAATGGCAGGCAAGTTGGAAAATATGCGGCACAAACCAGGGAAGAAACAAAAAAGGCTCTTGATCAATCTGGGGAAGCTTTTAAAGACTGGAGTAAACAGCCGCTTTCTTACAGAACCGAACTTTTACAAAAAGCTGGGCAGGTATTAAGAGATAACCTGGAGGAATATGCTAAAATGATTACCCAGGAAATGGGAAAACCAATTTCTGAATCCCGGGCAGAGGTTAACAAATGCGCTTGGGTTTGTGATTATTATGCTGAAAATGCTTCAGATTTCCTTCAGCAGGAAGAAATAAAAACAGATGCGACCCACAGTTATGTAAGGCACGACCCTATAGGAAGTGTTTTCGCTATCATGCCCTGGAATTTTCCATTCTGGCAGGTTTTTAGGTTTGCAGCGCCTACACTTACCGCCGGCAACACCGGTATTTTAAAGCACGCTCCAAATGTTTTTGGATGTGCTTCAATGATCGAAGACGTTTTTAAAAAAGCGGGTTATCCGCCAGGGGTTTTTCAGAATTTAATTGTGCATCACGATCAAACCGAAATTATCATTGCTCACGATGCAGTCCAGGCGGTTACCTTAACCGGAAGTGAAGCTGCGGGAGCTGCAGTAGCACAACTTGCCGGTAAATATATTAAAAAGAGTTTGATGGAATTGGGAGGTAATAATTCCTTTATTGTTTGGGAAGATGCAGATATTGACCAGGCTGTAAATACTGCTCTAACTGCCAGGATGTTAAACTGCGGACAAAGCTGTATCGCTGCGAAGCGCTTTATTCTAATGGAAGGAATATATGATGAATTTGTTTCTAAATTCAAGGCTGCAGTAAGCGAACTAAAAACCGGTGATATTATGGAGGATACTACCCAGGTTGGTCCACTTGCCAGGAAAGATCTGGCAGATCAACTTCAAAGCCAGGTTAAAAAATCTTTAGAAAATGGTGCAGAATTACTATTGGGTGGGGAACAAAACGAATGTTTTCACCAACCTACTATCCTTGGAAATGTAAAACCGGGAATGGCTGCTTTTGATGAAGAAACATTTGGCCCACTGGCAGCAATGATCAAAGCAAAAAATATTGAAGAGGCTTTTCGACTTTCAGAGCAATCAAAGTTTGGACTGGGCACTACGGTTTTCACAAAGGATATTGAAAAAGCTATGCAAATGGCTGATAAGGTTAGTGACGGCGCCTATTTCGTTAATGAACTGGTAAAATCAGACCCCAGGCTTCCGTTTGGCGGAACTAAGCGATCTGGCTATGGACGCGAGTTAGCAAAAGATGGAATGATGGAGTTTGTTAATAAGAAAACAGTTTATGTTAAAGCCTAA